One part of the Musa acuminata AAA Group cultivar baxijiao chromosome BXJ1-5, Cavendish_Baxijiao_AAA, whole genome shotgun sequence genome encodes these proteins:
- the LOC135675127 gene encoding uncharacterized protein LOC135675127, producing MKASIKLREDRPPLVRAKVAVGVLGLPFISGVTAAARELRLDLATGFRAGPSLRLSYRPNDPLNPFSLVIKTGVGALGSPSSGHPLSMAVELGLLGGSCPTFSLLLKPRLGDFSFRKSVSAVVSGTLHAVAVKVAQVSDGHGIGPPIVEFRPDNAIHLGRRFGNFPVDVSAFTPGSGGGIDGLLSGFEVSARSVLPLRNRTAVEFKWGLRVPPELRTAFDDPAAGICLTELPCLVMSKISIERLPYDRKAKEKRPAGSADATDSCASVRREVEALQAQSALLRSSVEGLRADIGSWKLAPVFSPVAWKREQRSNGKLFEGRTE from the coding sequence ATGAAGGCTTCCATCAAGCTCCGGGAGGATCGGCCGCCCTTGGTGCGCGCCAAGGTCGCCGTCGGCGTCCTCGGCCTACCCTTCATCTCCGGCGTCACCGCCGCCGCCCGCGAGCTCCGCCTTGACCTCGCCACTGGCTTCCGCGCCGGCCCCTCCCTCCGCCTCTCCTACCGCCCTAACGACCCCCTCAACCCCTTCTCCCTTGTCATCAAGACCGGCGTCGGCGCCCTCGGCTCCCCATCCTCCGGTCACCCCCTCTCCATGGCCGTCGAGTTGGGCCTCCTCGGTGGTTCCTGCCCCACCTTCTCCCTCCTCCTCAAGCCCCGGCTCGGAGATTTCTCTTTCCGGAAGTCCGTCTCCGCTGTCGTATCGGGCACCCTCCATGCCGTGGCTGTCAAGGTCGCGCAAGTTAGCGACGGTCACGGGATCGGGCCGCCGATCGTGGAGTTCCGCCCGGATAACGCGATCCACCTAGGGAGAAGGTTCGGTAACTTCCCCGTCGACGTCTCCGCCTTCACCCCGGGCAGCGGAGGCGGGATCGATGGGCTCCTCTCCGGGTTCGAGGTCAGCGCCAGGAGCGTCCTACCGCTTCGCAACCGCACGGCCGTCGAGTTCAAGTGGGGGCTGAGAGTTCCGCCGGAGCTCCGCACGGCATTTGATGATCCGGCGGCCGGGATCTGTCTGACCGAGCTGCCGTGCCTCGTGATGAGTAAAATCTCCATCGAACGGTTGCCATACGACAGAAAGGCGAAGGAGAAGAGGCCTGCTGGAAGCGCTGACGCGACAGATTCGTGTGCGTCAGTGAGGCGCGAGGTGGAAGCGCTGCAGGCTCAGAGCGCCCTGCTTAGGAGCTCCGTTGAGGGGCTCCGGGCAGACATCGGCAGCTGGAAGCTTGCTCCGGTATTTTCACCGGTGGCGTGGAAGAGGGAACAAAGGAGTAACGGGAAGTTGTTTGAGGGCAGGACTGAATAG
- the LOC135673992 gene encoding protein POLYCHOME-like, with amino-acid sequence MVDVREGFWIRRVAFPDAVVRSRSRREQSLVFTTDNKENIPPSMVVTARHRVGRRKSPLPSWYPRTPLRDVTVVVNALEKRRMRATAARVKRRNRNREMKEPDQTSLGEALSSDISDALCVSPIGHSLQNPSSGLVSVSTDPSTEEMRPTEFEGKLQSTIAEMERLVLRNLKMSPGPHAKMKKPTRTLLSMR; translated from the exons ATGGTGGACGTGAGGGAAGGGTTCTGGATCCGGAGGGTAGCTTTCCCAGACGCGGTGGTGCGATCAAGATCAAGGCGTGAGCAGAGCTTGGTGTTCACCACCGACAACAAGGAGAACATCCCCCCATCGATGGTGGTGACAGCCCGACACCGTGTCGGGAGAAGGAAGAGTCCTCTACCGAGTTGGTACCCTAGGACACCTCTCCGTGACGTTACGGTGGTCGTCAAT GCCTTGGAGAAGAGAAGGATGCGTGCGACTGCAGCGAGGGTCAAGCGGAGGAACAGAAACCGTGAAATGAAAGAGCCGGATCAGACATCACTCGGTGAAGCCCTCTCATCCGATATTTCTGATGCCTTGTGTGTTTCTCCAATCGGACATTCGCTCCAAAACCCTTCCTCCGGCCTGGTCTCCGTCTCAACCGATCCATCGACAGAAGAAATGAGACCTACTGAATTCGAGGGGAAACTGCAGAGCACCATTGCAGAGATGGAAAGGCTCGTGCTGAGGAACCTGAAGATGTCGCCGGGACCGCATGCGAAGATGAAGAAGCCCACACGCACTCTCCTGTCGATGCGGTGA
- the LOC135674432 gene encoding transcription factor bHLH130-like has product MYGSPSGRPSEDLNLPYPPAGPFSGQRTAEAESDLLRRQHQHQQQQQQQMSSGLLRYRSAPSSLLGEVCEDFLSVRASSPETETMLARFLAPDLRDETQDGPSGGAATASGQSSPHFPPPQLPPSAQEVKEQQSRGFTSAPQMIFRPQQQQRQMPNHSSSESPFRAVMGSLTMEAAQLKHGDFGSSSNLIRHSSSPAGLFSHLNVDEGYGMRRGTSGFMMDATDRSKGQISFSSRQNSVMSQISEMESDDMDGSSSPKDGGGGGRSYIPGFPVGSWDDSSPFNNNSLSGLKGSRDGEEKMVTGLSPLELPQNGEVRNHGLGLFSLPRSTSEIATIEKFLQFHDAVPCKIRAKRGCATHPRSIAERVRRTRISERMKKLQELVPNMDKQTNTADMLDLAVDYIKDLQKQVKALSESRASCSCSAGRQKPY; this is encoded by the exons ATGTACGGGTCTCCGTCGGGGCGGCCGTCGGAAGATCTCAACCTTCCTTACCCTCCCGCCGGTCCGTTCAGTGGACAACGAACAGCGGAAGCCGAATCCGATCTCCTCCGCCGCCAGCATcagcatcagcagcagcagcagcagcagatgagCTCCGGCCTCCTCCGGTATCGGTCAGCCCCGAGCTCGCTGCTCGGCGAAGTCTGCGAGGACTTCCTTTCCGTTAGAGCCTCCAGCCCCGAGACCGAGACCATGCTCGCCCGGTTCTTGGCGCCGGATCTCCGCGACGAGACCCAGGACGGTCCTTCCGGTGGCGCCGCCACCGCTAGCGGCCAGAGCAGCCCTCACTTTCCACCCCCGCAGCTGCCGCCTTCTGCACAGGAGGTCAAAGAACAGCAGAGCAGAGGATTTACCTCTGCCCCGCAGATGATATTCCGtcctcagcagcagcagcggcagatgCCGAACCATAGCTCATCGGAGAGCCCGTTCCGGGCCGTCATGGGATCATTGACGATGGAGGCGGCACAACTCAAGCACGGAGACTTCGGCAGCTCCTCTAATCTCATCAGGCACAGTAGCTCTCCTGCTGGCCTGTTTTCTCACTTGAACGTGGACGAAG GTTATGGTATGAGGAGAGGGACGAGTGGCTTCATGATGGATGCAACAGATAGATCAAAGGGTCAGATAAGCTTCTCGTCGAGGCAAAACTCCGTGATGTCGCAGATCTCCGAGATGGAAAGCGACGACATGGATGGGAGTAGCAGCCCCAAagacggcggaggcggcggccggAGTTACATACCGGGATTCCCGGTTGGCTCTTGGGACGATTCCTCTCCCTTCAACAACAACAGCTTGTCAGGTCTAAAGGGAAGCAGAGACGGCGAGGAGAAGATGGTCACAGGTCTCAGTCCACTGGAGCTGCCACAG AATGGAGAGGTGAGGAACCATGGGTTGGGTCTGTTTAGCTTGCCGAGGTCTACGTCGGAGATAGCCACCATAGAAAAGTTCCTACAGTTCCATGACGCAGTCCCCTGCAAGATCAGAGCTAAACGAGGCTGCGCCACTCACCCGCGAAGCATAGCCGAGAGG GTAAGGAGGACTAGAATTAGCGAGAGGATGAAGAAGCTCCAGGAGCTTGTTCCTAACATGGATAAG CAAACCAACACAGCAGACATGCTAGATTTGGCAGTGGATTATATCAAGGATCTCCAGAAACaggtgaag GCATTATCGGAAAGCCGGGCGAGCTGCAGCTGTTCAGCTGGCAGGCAGAAGCCCTACTGA
- the LOC135674434 gene encoding protein cornichon homolog 2-like yields MAWELFLWLLAFAAAISLIGFSAYQLICLSDLEFDYINPYDLSSRINAVVVPEFMVQGTLCILFLLTWHWFPFLLMAPITYYHTKLYMKRKHLIDVTEIFRLLNEEKKYRIIKLAFYCSIFIIVIYRLVTTAVLLLMEDDYRTMESGIF; encoded by the exons ATGGCGTGGGAGCTCTTCCTTTGGCTCCTCGCCTTCGCCGCTGCGATCTCTCTCATCGGATTCAGCGCCTATCAG CTCATTTGCTTATCTGATTTGGAGTTTGACTATATCAACCCATATGATTTATCATCACGAATCAATGCTGTTGTGGTTCCAGAGTTCATGGTGCAGGGAACCTTATGCATTTTATTCCTTCTGACATGGCATTGGTTTCCATTTCTACTAATGGCTCCCATCACTTATTACCACACAAAGCT ATATATGAAAAGGAAGCATCTAATTGATGTTACTGAGATCTTTAGACTGCTGAATGAAGAGAAGAAATACAGAATAATCAAGCTTGCTTTTTATTGCAGCATTTTTATCATTGTTATTTACAG GCTTGTCACAACTGCTGTTCTTTTACTTATGGAAGACGATTATCGGActatggagtctgggatcttttAG
- the LOC103985509 gene encoding serine/threonine-protein kinase UCN-like: protein MAIMELDLDRLRAVRVIGRGAMGTVFLVTSRCSGATTTDPQPCLPPLFALKVVEKHSPSAKPDSDRRARWELNLLSRLSSAGGDGQRSQSHPFLPSLLGSVETPELLAWAVPFCSGGDLHALRHSLSPDAAFSPTAIRFYLSELVAALAHLHSLRIAYRDLKPENVLLQSSGHITLTDFDLSRHLSTSASPSASSTAPPHPLPPENRPRRRHRRQLTRIFAFGAASAYAEADHHRHHLKKARSARVSPVSRRRISFSTSGAAGGGERSFSFVGTEEYVSPEVVRDEGHGFAVDWWALGVFAYEMAYGRTPFKGRNRKETFRNVLTRPPEFPGGRRCDLTDLIERLLAKDPARRLGSAAGADEVRAHPFFRGVRWEILAKVTRPPFLPPPEEDLEAAVIGLGEDGGFDVRDYFNGLRQPASQPSPSMGSLTEF from the coding sequence ATGGCAATAATGGAACTGGATCTGGACCGCCTCAGGGCCGTCCGAGTCATAGGCCGGGGAGCCATGGGGACTGTGTTCCTAGTCACCTCCCGTTGCAGTGGCGCCACCACCACCGATCCCCAGCCTTGCCTTCCCCCTCTTTTTGCCCTCAAGGTGGTGGAGAAGCACTCCCCTTCCGCCAAGCCGGACTCTGACCGCCGCGCCCGCTGGGAGCTCAACCTCCTCTCCCGCCTCTCCTCGGCGGGCGGCGACGGACAACGTAGCCAGAGCCACCCGTTCCTACCCTCGCTTCTGGGCTCGGTGGAGACGCCAGAGCTGCTGGCGTGGGCAGTCCCCTTCTGCTCTGGCGGCGACCTGCACGCCCTCCGCCACTCCCTCTCCCCCGACGCTGCCTTCTCACCCACCGCCATCCGCTTCTACCTCTCCGAGCTCGTCGCCGCGCTTGCGCACCTCCACTCCCTCCGCATCGCCTATCGCGACCTCAAGCCCGAGAACGTCCTCCTCCAGTCTTCCGGCCACATCACCCTCACAGACTTCGACCTCTCCCGCCATCTTTCCACTTCCGCTTCCCCCTCCGCCTCGTCCACAGCTCCCCCTCACCCGCTGCCCCCTGAAAACCGGCCACGCCGTCGCCACCGACGACAACTCACCCGCATCTTCGCCTTCGGCGCTGCCAGCGCCTACGCCGAGGccgaccaccaccgccaccacctcaAAAAGGCTCGGTCCGCCAGAGTCTCCCCAGTGAGCCGTCGCAGAATCAGCTTCTCCACGTCCGGCGCCGCCGGCGGAGGAGAGCGGTCGTTCTCGTTCGTGGGGACAGAGGAATACGTGTCGCCGGAGGTGGTGCGCGATGAGGGCCACGGCTTCGCCGTCGACTGGTGGGCGCTCGGGGTCTTCGCCTACGAGATGGCCTACGGCCGGACGCCCTTCAAGGGGCGTAACCGCAAAGAGACATTCCGCAACGTGCTCACCCGCCCGCCGGAGTTCCCCGGGGGCCGCCGTTGCGACCTCACCGACCTCATCGAGCGTCTCCTCGCGAAGGACCCCGCCCGCCGGCTGGGGTCCGCCGCCGGGGCCGACGAGGTGCGAGCTCACCCCTTCTTCCGCGGGGTCCGGTGGGAAATCCTCGCCAAGGTCACGCGGCCGCCCTTCCTTCCGCCGCCGGAGGAGGACCTCGAGGCGGCAGTGATCGGGCTCGGCGAAGATGGGGGCTTCGACGTCAGGGACTACTTTAACGGCCTCCGACAGCCGGCATCGCAGCCGTCGCCGTCGATGGGCTCGTTGACGGAGTTCTAA
- the LOC103985508 gene encoding arabinogalactan protein 23-like: MEMRKVACAVLVVAASATGALAAEAPAPGPASASFAVTPAVGAAIGASVLSFFAFYLQ; encoded by the coding sequence ATGGAGATGAGAAAGGTTGCCTGTGCCGTCCTCGTCGTCGCCGCCTCGGCAACCGGCGCCCTCGCCGCCGAGGCGCCGGCTCCTGGCCCCGCCAGCGCGTCCTTCGCGGTCACCCCCGCTGTTGGAGCCGCCATTGGGGCCTCCGTGCTCTCCTTCTTCGCCTTCTACTTGCAGTAA